From a region of the Macrobrachium rosenbergii isolate ZJJX-2024 chromosome 24, ASM4041242v1, whole genome shotgun sequence genome:
- the LOC136851837 gene encoding uncharacterized protein, producing MSQRELMRSKEKDPTCPAASILSVPAVQHTHYRIHSKCQCHHRGVCDPKKTQRVLPSTTINTTAEYNTSAAETKSTVKCQYHRGVSPRKIPRALHASATINSYQIHANVTTPQKDPTCCANQLLSVVYNATSCKSQLPIQPKKDPTCSATSTTINTTAEYNTSATESTVAVNTTSVCNPNKDPTCPATSTTISTTAVQHLSYRIHSESVNTTEGCATPGSRVLLHQLLSIATAEYNSSATESTVAVNVTEGVIQKDPCSSSTTVIATVRQHLSYRQEVCDPKKDPRVLLHQLLSVPQQTTTPQLRITRFNTSATESTVSVNTTEEVCNPKKDPTCPAPSTTINATAEGCVRSQEKTPSSATSTTINTTSEYNTSATESTVAANTNATEAVCDPKKDPTCPKSPHVLLHQLSIPQQSTAPQLQNPQ from the exons ATGTCACAGAGAGAATTAATGCGATCCAAAGAGAAAGACCCCACGTGTCCTGCTGCATCAATACTATCAGTACCAGCAGTACAACACACTcactacagaatccacagtaagtgccAATGCCACCACAGAGGAGTGTGCGACCCCAAAAAGACCCAGCGTGTCCTgccatcaactactatcaataccacagctgagtacaacacctcagctgcAGAAACCA aatccacagtaaagTGCCAATACCACAGAGGTGTGAGCCCCAGAAAGATCCCACGTGCCCTGCATGCATCAGCTACTATCAATAGCTACCAAATCCATGCCAATGTTACAACACCTCAGAAAGACCCCACATGTTGTGCTAATCAGCTACTATCGGTGGTGTACAATGCCACCAGCTGCAAGTCACAGTTGCCAATACagcccaagaaagatcccacgtgttctgctacatcaactactatcaataccacagctgaGTACAACACCTcggctacagaatccacagtagctgTCAATACCACAAGTGTGTGCAACCCCAATAAAGaccccacgtgtcctgctacatcaactactatcagtaCCACAGCTGtgcaacacctcagctacagaatccacagtgaGAGTGTCAATACCACAGAAGGGTGTGCGACCCCAGGatcacgtgtcctgctacatcaactactatcaatagcCACAGCTGAGTACAACTCCTcggctacagaatccacagtagctgTCAATGTCACAGAGGGTGTGATCCAGAAAGACCCGTGTTCTTCATCAACTACTGTAATTGCCACAGTAagacaacacctcagctacagacaAGAAGTGTGCGACCCCAAGAAAGatccacgtgtcctgctacatcaactactatcagtaCCACAGCAGACTACAACACCTCAGCTGAGAATCACT AGGttcaacacctcagctacagaatccacagtaagtgttAATACCACAGAGGAAGTGTgcaatcccaagaaagatcctACGTGTCCAGCtccatcaactactatcaatgccacagcaga AGGGTGTGTGCGATCCCAAGAAAAGACCCCAAGttctgctacatcaactactatcaataccacatcagagtacaacacctcagccacagaatccacagtagctgCCAATACCAATGCCACAGAAGCAGTgtgtgatcccaagaaagatcccacgtgtccaaAAAGCCCACATGTTCTTCTACATcaactatcaataccacagcagagtacagcacctcagctacagaatccacagtaa